The stretch of DNA TCCAAAAGTTAAAAGACTCTTATCTCTTTTGACAGGATGATATGAGCTACAACAAGGAACAGAGATGGCAGACCTAAATAATGCTTCAACTGTTATCATAATTCACAGTTAAAAAATTTCTCCTGAGGTTAAAGAACCATCTCTGCAAACAAAGTCCAATGAATTTAGTATCGTACAGGCGACTAAGCCGTGCCTGCTATAAACACAATCTTATCGCCTGGCCTTCACCATCATCGCTTACTGTCACTGAATGCTGAGCTTCACTTTCAATGGCACACCTTCGATATGGTACAAATCCTCTAGCAGAGCTTCCACCCCCAGCTTTTGCTGCTTTCTTTGAGTCTACCCCATCGACATTCTGGTCACTTAGTCCCCAGCCACTGATAGATGCCGTGTTAGAACCACTCCAAGAACCTTCCCCCTGCATCTCTTGTTCACCTGCGGCTTCCATCGGGGATTGCTGAGGATGCTGCAGTTGTGGATAGACAAATGGGAAAGGCAAGTTGCCATACATAGACCACGGCGGAGGGAGGAACATATGTTCTACAAAGTCATCTCCAACTAATGGAAAACAATAGAACATGGGGGGTATAACACCAGGATAAGCATTGCATGCACTTCTAGTTGAATCCCTAGGTGGAACTCCATGTGCCGCGCTTTGCAAACACATTTCCAACTTGGAATTCAAATCAAAAGCTTTGTTCTCTTGGCATTCTTTGGTGTCGACAGCCACGGTTAGCTTGGCCTTTGCTGCATTCCCGTTGTTAGGAGCAGATGATTTGTTTAGATCAGTCAACACTACCATCTTTCCAAACAGCTTGAGAGCTGGTACCTGAGCTTCAGGTGATGTGTGCATATCAGAACACTGATCTATCACCTGAAACATCTTCTGATAGGTCAGTTAGATAACTAAGCTTCCCAAtcaataatagatgtttatttcgGAAAATTACCATCAAAGACTGGTCTAATCTCGGGCCAAAACGTGGAAGCTTATGCTTTCCTTGAACTGTCATGGTAGGCAACTGTCCTCCATTGTCTTGGTCATTTGATCCAGCAGCAGATGCAACTGGAGATGAGCAAATGTTTTGGCTATTGGAGAACATGGAGCCCAGGGCTTCTGACCCAACAGCCGACAAAACGGAGGTAGGTGATCTGTTCTCTTCCTCACAAATTGTATGAGTTTGCAAAGGTGGCCTCTCAAGTTGTTTTAGAGCAGGAGTCTCCTTGCTCGATGAGTTGCCCAATTTGCGGGGATACGGGCGTAACGGTTTTCTCTTGGGTCGAGGGGGAGGAATCTCGATGGCCTTCAAGGTGACTGTGCTGTCATTACTGCCAGATTCGCGAACAACCTAAGTGTGACGAAAGACCAAAACAGtgagctggaaggagaagctttcGGTGCTTAACGCATTGTGGCAAAGTACCAGTTACTGAAGGAAGTAGTAATGAACCTTAGAAAAGAATTTTTGGGCATGACTCCTGATCTGGACTGCTGTCTTGGTACCTATATGCTCTGCACTATAAACCCCAATCAGAGAGGACATAAGGTTAAGATCAGTCGAACTAGACATGAGAAAATTTATCATTATTACCTTCTATACGACGCCAAGCACGCCCATACAGTTGTAAAGCTTCGAGAAACTTACTGTGTTCTTCCTCTGTCCATTTCTCTCGCTGCTTGGTTATGGTGTAAGGTTTTCTCACCTAGTTAAGAAAGCAGAAAAAGATTAGATTGGAAATGTCTAGGTTGATCAATCTGAACTATTGATGATGGAAGATACCCTAGGAGCCTGTTCCTCCCCAGATGAGTCGATCTCCTTGGACTGAGGAATTGGTGTTTTTGCATCCACATGCATTTGATTGTGGGAGTTACAAACAGGTTGCTGTTGCTCCTGGTCACACAAAAGCCCAATTTTAGAAGCTGACTTCAGATATGTTTCTAGGCCAAGTATATATAGCATCTAGTCTTGTGCAAAGGATCAAGGAACATGAACATGATCAACTAGGAAAAGGAATCCTTTCTCTTGACCACTACTCTCACGTTTATATAGCAAGAACAACATGTCTAGCatttaaaaacataaagcaaacatTCTTCTATTcaaatatcatattattaatcATGAAGAAAGtgtaaacctctctctctctcacacacaagaGAGAGAAATGCTTGGTTTTGGG from Musa acuminata AAA Group cultivar baxijiao chromosome BXJ2-11, Cavendish_Baxijiao_AAA, whole genome shotgun sequence encodes:
- the LOC135627691 gene encoding protein REVEILLE 1-like, whose protein sequence is METREQQQPVCNSHNQMHVDAKTPIPQSKEIDSSGEEQAPRVRKPYTITKQREKWTEEEHSKFLEALQLYGRAWRRIEEHIGTKTAVQIRSHAQKFFSKVVRESGSNDSTVTLKAIEIPPPRPKRKPLRPYPRKLGNSSSKETPALKQLERPPLQTHTICEEENRSPTSVLSAVGSEALGSMFSNSQNICSSPVASAAGSNDQDNGGQLPTMTVQGKHKLPRFGPRLDQSLMVIDQCSDMHTSPEAQVPALKLFGKMVVLTDLNKSSAPNNGNAAKAKLTVAVDTKECQENKAFDLNSKLEMCLQSAAHGVPPRDSTRSACNAYPGVIPPMFYCFPLVGDDFVEHMFLPPPWSMYGNLPFPFVYPQLQHPQQSPMEAAGEQEMQGEGSWSGSNTASISGWGLSDQNVDGVDSKKAAKAGGGSSARGFVPYRRCAIESEAQHSVTVSDDGEGQAIRLCL